The following coding sequences are from one Melanotaenia boesemani isolate fMelBoe1 chromosome 19, fMelBoe1.pri, whole genome shotgun sequence window:
- the LOC121630323 gene encoding calmodulin-regulated spectrin-associated protein 1-B-like isoform X6 encodes MDVSAGRDSTWRGAAAADEDDGGGGGGMEAQVVPLELYDSARAKIDANLRWLFAKAYGIDHIPPDLQDPFYTDQYEQEHIKPPIIRLLLSGDLYCRVYGLILPAEQAASLQSNQSVIQALSRKGIYVLENNNTPVSDLDLSSSPIKMSSHIHLIDALMMAYTVEMISIEKVVSSVKRFSNFSASKELPYDLEDAMTFWINKVNMKMRELTEKECKMKQHLLESPSHQKVRYRRDHLSGRTLQHFPLLEDLLKDVCDGTALLAVIHFYCPEVIRLEDICLKEVPSIADSVYNIQLLTEFSNEYLNKCFHLKPEDLLYAPPVLKNNVMVFIAELFWWFENVKPDFVQPRDLQDMKDVRLLLQPKSSRSYVPVSNVTKRSFLPSSNSADILTTTRSPELSSKPTTTSQSHSLLPLRQRQQKVARESTSELRNRSNSVTQTDGQYQGSILAWPERRARPLSQPVPYTLNFATEDNADSISLARSMSKDSLASNIMSITPKHMLASGHPQHRLSGQSLLSHMRIEDEEEEREEEELVSVIHPSAFSRHRLGSDMEQDELEVQIATSSSRVSSSSCALGYGADPLSLDQQAESFYLEPLMPTVPKPAKEKSISLSKQQESGESRSRIAKKTATNIPSTSQRKSAPVVESLRSSLRPSTDGTTGVTQSGKKQAHGFFLHLSGELDLHTPFSSMLEAGHDSDSDIADLEEDEEEDDQMDPTKGVKTGRGKFFEERDMTEFGEAEGESAKLREDLKVSEREDKEDLSGRSSPCPSTVSWASSCSASGSTSVKMTSFAERKLLKLGLREGYSSTSSSQKTTPDGSETAPLSLVKEPSSVFGNNIIVSPSVVPSELLQLHMKLEEQRRAIEYQKKKMETLSARQRLKLGKAAFFNIVKKGGGKSDTLPLPLKHSQESTGLTSADRRKTKTQSCKDDSCLDMLKGQTEAGPMNRDNKWCTLSQDNCSEPDLNECSRSIDLLNEAISSIQQQMTQLSLQQDLLMRQGVTSPPEPVKTHLSTTPNTTQETSSTSDSKLYAVHFVDISGSSSFPVRRPPKLSSSLRSKGSERKQSKENSKTASVKSSIPSVDFTLSSREGTLGELETGSVVESSKTERNIQRNATFRVHECTGDGSGHFSGKIKPQEPPVICKTFESPSQDGDQQEIKAGGGDESTRIKSHLIEVDLSELKDPVADDSADVTDCRAEGEQKNVLGFFFKDDEKAEDEMAKRRAAFLLKQQRKAEEARLRKLQQEAESELKRDEARRKAEEERIRKEEEKARRELIKQEYLRRKQQALMEEQGLVKPRTRTKSRRNRPKSLHREEFNSLSKGSTTPDLSFSHRGSTVSLVTDADSVISGGAESNRAGSVCSMESFPMLSRASSRNMERDWENGSIASSITSAEYNGPKLFKEPSSKSNKPIIINAIAHCCLAGKVNEVQKNVILEELEKCESNHLIILFRDGGCQFRAIYSYSPDTEEIIKFTGNGPRTITRKMVDKLYKYSSDRKQFNVIPAKSVSVSVDALTIHNHLWQVKRPGSARRK; translated from the exons ATCATATCCCTCCAGATCTACAAGACCCTTTCTATACAGACCAGTATGAGCAGGAACATATCAAGCCCCCTATCATCCGCCTGCTATTGTCTGGAGATCTCTACTGCCGTGTGTATGGACTCATCCTTCCTGCTGAGCAGGCTGCCTCTCTCCAAAGCAACCAGTCTGTCATCCAAGCACTGTCCAGGAAAGGCATCTATGTCCTGGAGAACAACAACACACCTGTTTCTGATCTGGATCTCAGCTCGTCCCCCATCAAAATG AGTTCTCACATCCACCTCATTGATGCTCTGATGATGGCCTACACAGTGGAGATGATCAGCATAGAGAAGGTGGTGTCCAGTGTGAAGCGCTTTTCAAACTTCAGTGCCTCCAAGGAGCTTCCTTATGACCTGGAAGATGCAATGACCttttggattaataaa gtGAACATGAAGATGAGAGAACTTACAGAGAAAGAGTGTAAAATGAAGCAACATCTACTTGAGTCACCCAGTCATCAAAag GTGCGCTACCGCAGAGATCACCTGTCAGGTCGAACGCTTCAGCACTTCCCACTGTTGGAAGACTTGTTGAAGGATGTGTGTGATGGCACAGCTCTGCTCGCTGTCATCCACTTCTACTGCCCAGAAGTCATTAGACTGGAAG ATATCTGCTTGAAGGAGGTTCCTTCCATAGCAGACAGCGTGTACAACATACAGCTACTAACAGAGTTTTCAAATGAGTACCTGAACAAATGCTTCCATCTGAAGCCTGAGGACCTTCTGTACGCTCCACCAGTATTAAAG AATAATGTAATGGTCTTCATTGCTGAACTTTTCTGGTGGTTTGAGAATGTGAAGCCAGACTTTGTGCAGCCCAGAGACCTTCAGGATATGAAAGATG TGAGACTACTGCTTCAACCTAAAAGTTCTCGGTCCTATGTACCTGTCTCCAATGTCACCAAACGAAGCTTCCTGCCTTCATCAAACTCAGCTGACATCTTGACCACAACCCGAAGTCCTGAACTCAG CTCTAAACCAACCACAACAAGCCAATCTCACTCTTTGCTGCCACTGAGACAGAGGCAGCAGAAGGTGGCTCGGGAGAGCACTTCAG aGTTGAGAAATAGGTCAAACTCTGTGACACAAACAGATGGACAATATCAAGGCTCCATACTGGCGTGGCCAGAGCGGAGGGCCAG GCCTTTGTCCCAGCCTGTGCCCTATACCCTGAACTTTGCCACAGAGGACAACGCAGACAGCATCAGCCTCGCTCGCTCCATGAGCAAAGACAGTTTAGCTTCTAACATCATGAGCATTACCCCCAAACACATGCTGGCTTCAGGTCATCCTCAGCACAGACTCAGTGGTCAAAGCTTGCTTAGTCACATGCGtatagaagatgaagaagaagaaagagaggaagaggaattGGTTTCTGTCATCCATCCTTCTGCATTTTCTCGACATCGGCTTGGAAGTGACATGGAACAGGATGAGTTGGAAGTACAGATTGCAACTTCATCCTCAAGGGTTTCCAGTTCTTCCTGTGCTCTTGGGTATGGTGCAGATCCCCTTAGTTTGGACCAGCAGGCAGAAAGCTTCTATCTGGAGCCTTTGATGCCCACCGTCCCTAAGCCAGCCAAGGAAAAAAGCATCAGTCTGAGCAAACAGCAGGAAAGTGGTGAGAGTCGCAGTAGAATAGCTAAGAAAACAGCTACCAATATCCCAAGCACCTCTCAGAGAAAATCAGCACCTGTGGTAGAATCGCTTCGTAGCTCTCTCAGGCCATCCACGGACGGGACAACAGGTGTTACTCAGTCTGGGAAAAAACAAGCCCATggttttttccttcatttgtcAGGGGAACTAGACCTCCACACTCCATTTTCCTCTATGTTGGAGGCAGGGCATGACTCTGACTCTGACATTGCAGACcttgaggaagatgaggaggaggacgaTCAGATGGATCCAACAAAAGGAGTGAAAACAGGAAGGGGAAAGTTCTTTGAGGAAAGAGACATGACTGAATTTGGAGAAGCAGAAGGAGAGTCAGCCAAACTCAGAGAGGACTTGAAGGTGAGCGAGCGGGAGGATAAGGAAGACCTCAGTGGACGCTCAAGCCCTTGTCCCAGTACTGTATCATGGGCGAGCAGCTGTAGTGCTTCAGGCAGCACAAGTGTCAAGATGACCAGCTTTGCAGAGAGGAAACTCCTAAAACTTGGTCTCCGTGAAGGATACTCAAGTACCAGCAGCTCCCAAAAGACCACACCAGATGGCTCTGAGACTGCTCCTTTGTCATTAGTGAAGGAGCCTAGCTCTGTTTTTGGGAATAATATAATAGTTAGTCCTTCAGTTGTGCCTTCAGAGCTTCTTCAACTTCACATGAAGCTGGAAGAGCAAAGGCGTGCAATCGAGTATCAGAAAAAGAAGATGGAGACGCTGTCAGCAAGGCAGAGACTAAAGCTTGGGAAAGCTGCATTCTTCAACATTGTTAAGAAGGGTGGAGGGAAGAGTGACACACTTCCTTTACCACTTAAACACTCCCAGGAATCTACTGGACTAACATCTGCtgacaggagaaaaacaaagaccCAGTCCTGCAAGGATGATTCCTGCCTTGATATGCTGAAAGGTCAAACAGAGGCAGGGCCGATGAACAGAGATAACAAGTGGTGCACTTTGTCTCAGGACAATTGCTCTGAACCCGATTTGAATGAATGCTCTCGCTCCATAGATCTACTCAACGAGGCCATTAGTTCTATTCAGCAACAGATGACGCAACTCTCCTTACAGCAAGACCTACTGATGAGGCAGGGTGTGACATCACCCCCAGAGCCCGTGAAAACTCACCTAAGCACAACCCCCAACACAACACAAGAAACATCCTCTACCTCAGATTCCAAATTGTATGCAGTTCACTTTGTCGATATCAGTGGCAGCAGTTCTTTCCCTGTCCGCCGTCCTCCCAAGCTAAGTTCAAGCCTGCGGAGCAAAGGATCAGAGCGGAAACAGAGTAAAGAAAACAGCAAGACGGCTTCTGTCAAGTCAAGCATCCCATCCGTAGACTTCACACTCTCTTCAAGAGAAGGTACACTTGGAGAGCTAGAAACAGGCAGTGTTGTTGAGAGCTCCAAAACTGAGAGAAATATTCAGAGAAATGCCACCTTTAGAGTCCATGAATGTACCGGAGATGGAAGTGGGCACTTCtcaggtaaaataaaaccacaggaaccaccAGTTATCTGCAAGACATTTGAATCTCCATCACAGGATGGAGATCAACAGGAGATAAAAGCTGGAGGTGGTGATGAGAGCACCAGAATCAAGAGTCACCTGATTGAGGTTGACTTGTCAGAGCTGAAGGATCCAGTTGCAGACGACAGCGCAGATGTTACAGACTGCAGAGCAGAAGGCGAGCAGAAGAATGTGTTGGGCttcttcttcaag GATGATGAGAAGGCAGAAGATGAAATGGCAAAACGACGTGCTGCCTTCCTCCTCAAACAGCAGCGAAAAGCTGAAGAGGCAAGACTACggaagctgcagcaggaggCAGAGAGCGAGCTCAAGCGGGATGAGGCTCG GCGTAAAGCAGAGGAGGAGCGTATTCGtaaggaggaagagaaggcGCGCCGAGAGCTGATTAAACAGGAATACCTGCGAAGGAAGCAGCAAGCGCTGATGGAGGAGCAAGGTCTGGTCAAGCCTCGGACAAGAACTAAATCTCGCAGGAACAGGCCTAAATCACTTCACCGCGAAGAGTTCAACAGTCTGTCTAAAGGATCCACCACAC ctgatcTGAGCTTTAGTCATCGAGGATCAACAGTCTCTTTGGTGACTGATGCAGACAGTGTCATCTCTGGAGGGGCAGAGTCAAACAG GGCTGGATCTGTGTGCTCTATGGAGTCGTTCCCCATGCTGAGCAGGGCATCCAGCAGGAACATGGAACGAGACTGGGAGAACGGCTCCATAGCCTCTTCCATCACTTCAGCTGAATACAATG GTCCAAAACTCTTCAAAGAGCCGAGCTCCAAATCCAACAAGCCAATCATCATCAATGCCATCGCACACTGCTGCCTGGCTGGAAAGGTTAATGAGGTCCAGAAGAATGTTATTCTTGAG GAGTTAGAAAAATGTGAGTCCAACCACCTGATCATCCTCTTCCGTGATGGTGGGTGCCAGTTCCGCGCCATTTACTCTTACTCACCGGACACTGAGGAGATCATCAAGTTCACGGGCAACGGCCCACGAACCATCACACGCAAGATGGTCGACAAGCTCTATAAATACAGCTCAGACCGCAAGCAGTTCAACGTTATCCCTGCTAAGAGCGTGTCTGTTAGTGTGGACGCCCTTACCATCCACAATCACCTCTGGCAGGTCAAGAGACCAGGGAGTGCGCGTAGGAAATGA
- the LOC121630323 gene encoding calmodulin-regulated spectrin-associated protein 1-B-like isoform X3 — protein MDVSAGRDSTWRGAAAADEDDGGGGGGMEAQVVPLELYDSARAKIDANLRWLFAKAYGIDHIPPDLQDPFYTDQYEQEHIKPPIIRLLLSGDLYCRVYGLILPAEQAASLQSNQSVIQALSRKGIYVLENNNTPVSDLDLSSSPIKMSSHIHLIDALMMAYTVEMISIEKVVSSVKRFSNFSASKELPYDLEDAMTFWINKVNMKMRELTEKECKMKQHLLESPSHQKVRYRRDHLSGRTLQHFPLLEDLLKDVCDGTALLAVIHFYCPEVIRLEDICLKEVPSIADSVYNIQLLTEFSNEYLNKCFHLKPEDLLYAPPVLKNNVMVFIAELFWWFENVKPDFVQPRDLQDMKDVRLLLQPKSSRSYVPVSNVTKRSFLPSSNSADILTTTRSPELSSKPTTTSQSHSLLPLRQRQQKVARESTSELRNRSNSVTQTDGQYQGSILAWPERRARPLSQPVPYTLNFATEDNADSISLARSMSKDSLASNIMSITPKHMLASGHPQHRLSGQSLLSHMRIEDEEEEREEEELVSVIHPSAFSRHRLGSDMEQDELEVQIATSSSRVSSSSCALGYGADPLSLDQQAESFYLEPLMPTVPKPAKEKSISLSKQQESGESRSRIAKKTATNIPSTSQRKSAPVVESLRSSLRPSTDGTTGVTQSGKKQAHGFFLHLSGELDLHTPFSSMLEAGHDSDSDIADLEEDEEEDDQMDPTKGVKTGRGKFFEERDMTEFGEAEGESAKLREDLKVSEREDKEDLSGRSSPCPSTVSWASSCSASGSTSVKMTSFAERKLLKLGLREGYSSTSSSQKTTPDGSETAPLSLVKEPSSVFGNNIIVSPSVVPSELLQLHMKLEEQRRAIEYQKKKMETLSARQRLKLGKAAFFNIVKKGGGKSDTLPLPLKHSQESTGLTSADRRKTKTQSCKDDSCLDMLKGQTEAGPMNRDNKWCTLSQDNCSEPDLNECSRSIDLLNEAISSIQQQMTQLSLQQDLLMRQGVTSPPEPVKTHLSTTPNTTQETSSTSDSKLYAVHFVDISGSSSFPVRRPPKLSSSLRSKGSERKQSKENSKTASVKSSIPSVDFTLSSREGTLGELETGSVVESSKTERNIQRNATFRVHECTGDGSGHFSGKIKPQEPPVICKTFESPSQDGDQQEIKAGGGDESTRIKSHLIEVDLSELKDPVADDSADVTDCRAEGEQKNVLGFFFKDDEKAEDEMAKRRAAFLLKQQRKAEEARLRKLQQEAESELKRDEARRKAEEERIRKEEEKARRELIKQEYLRRKQQALMEEQGLVKPRTRTKSRRNRPKSLHREEFNSLSKGSTTRNSLKVSMLTKAQSSAAGCRGADLSFSHRGSTVSLVTDADSVISGGAESNRAGSVCSMESFPMLSRASSRNMERDWENGSIASSITSAEYNGPKLFKEPSSKSNKPIIINAIAHCCLAGKVNEVQKNVILEELEKCESNHLIILFRDGGCQFRAIYSYSPDTEEIIKFTGNGPRTITRKMVDKLYKYSSDRKQFNVIPAKSVSVSVDALTIHNHLWQVKRPGSARRK, from the exons ATCATATCCCTCCAGATCTACAAGACCCTTTCTATACAGACCAGTATGAGCAGGAACATATCAAGCCCCCTATCATCCGCCTGCTATTGTCTGGAGATCTCTACTGCCGTGTGTATGGACTCATCCTTCCTGCTGAGCAGGCTGCCTCTCTCCAAAGCAACCAGTCTGTCATCCAAGCACTGTCCAGGAAAGGCATCTATGTCCTGGAGAACAACAACACACCTGTTTCTGATCTGGATCTCAGCTCGTCCCCCATCAAAATG AGTTCTCACATCCACCTCATTGATGCTCTGATGATGGCCTACACAGTGGAGATGATCAGCATAGAGAAGGTGGTGTCCAGTGTGAAGCGCTTTTCAAACTTCAGTGCCTCCAAGGAGCTTCCTTATGACCTGGAAGATGCAATGACCttttggattaataaa gtGAACATGAAGATGAGAGAACTTACAGAGAAAGAGTGTAAAATGAAGCAACATCTACTTGAGTCACCCAGTCATCAAAag GTGCGCTACCGCAGAGATCACCTGTCAGGTCGAACGCTTCAGCACTTCCCACTGTTGGAAGACTTGTTGAAGGATGTGTGTGATGGCACAGCTCTGCTCGCTGTCATCCACTTCTACTGCCCAGAAGTCATTAGACTGGAAG ATATCTGCTTGAAGGAGGTTCCTTCCATAGCAGACAGCGTGTACAACATACAGCTACTAACAGAGTTTTCAAATGAGTACCTGAACAAATGCTTCCATCTGAAGCCTGAGGACCTTCTGTACGCTCCACCAGTATTAAAG AATAATGTAATGGTCTTCATTGCTGAACTTTTCTGGTGGTTTGAGAATGTGAAGCCAGACTTTGTGCAGCCCAGAGACCTTCAGGATATGAAAGATG TGAGACTACTGCTTCAACCTAAAAGTTCTCGGTCCTATGTACCTGTCTCCAATGTCACCAAACGAAGCTTCCTGCCTTCATCAAACTCAGCTGACATCTTGACCACAACCCGAAGTCCTGAACTCAG CTCTAAACCAACCACAACAAGCCAATCTCACTCTTTGCTGCCACTGAGACAGAGGCAGCAGAAGGTGGCTCGGGAGAGCACTTCAG aGTTGAGAAATAGGTCAAACTCTGTGACACAAACAGATGGACAATATCAAGGCTCCATACTGGCGTGGCCAGAGCGGAGGGCCAG GCCTTTGTCCCAGCCTGTGCCCTATACCCTGAACTTTGCCACAGAGGACAACGCAGACAGCATCAGCCTCGCTCGCTCCATGAGCAAAGACAGTTTAGCTTCTAACATCATGAGCATTACCCCCAAACACATGCTGGCTTCAGGTCATCCTCAGCACAGACTCAGTGGTCAAAGCTTGCTTAGTCACATGCGtatagaagatgaagaagaagaaagagaggaagaggaattGGTTTCTGTCATCCATCCTTCTGCATTTTCTCGACATCGGCTTGGAAGTGACATGGAACAGGATGAGTTGGAAGTACAGATTGCAACTTCATCCTCAAGGGTTTCCAGTTCTTCCTGTGCTCTTGGGTATGGTGCAGATCCCCTTAGTTTGGACCAGCAGGCAGAAAGCTTCTATCTGGAGCCTTTGATGCCCACCGTCCCTAAGCCAGCCAAGGAAAAAAGCATCAGTCTGAGCAAACAGCAGGAAAGTGGTGAGAGTCGCAGTAGAATAGCTAAGAAAACAGCTACCAATATCCCAAGCACCTCTCAGAGAAAATCAGCACCTGTGGTAGAATCGCTTCGTAGCTCTCTCAGGCCATCCACGGACGGGACAACAGGTGTTACTCAGTCTGGGAAAAAACAAGCCCATggttttttccttcatttgtcAGGGGAACTAGACCTCCACACTCCATTTTCCTCTATGTTGGAGGCAGGGCATGACTCTGACTCTGACATTGCAGACcttgaggaagatgaggaggaggacgaTCAGATGGATCCAACAAAAGGAGTGAAAACAGGAAGGGGAAAGTTCTTTGAGGAAAGAGACATGACTGAATTTGGAGAAGCAGAAGGAGAGTCAGCCAAACTCAGAGAGGACTTGAAGGTGAGCGAGCGGGAGGATAAGGAAGACCTCAGTGGACGCTCAAGCCCTTGTCCCAGTACTGTATCATGGGCGAGCAGCTGTAGTGCTTCAGGCAGCACAAGTGTCAAGATGACCAGCTTTGCAGAGAGGAAACTCCTAAAACTTGGTCTCCGTGAAGGATACTCAAGTACCAGCAGCTCCCAAAAGACCACACCAGATGGCTCTGAGACTGCTCCTTTGTCATTAGTGAAGGAGCCTAGCTCTGTTTTTGGGAATAATATAATAGTTAGTCCTTCAGTTGTGCCTTCAGAGCTTCTTCAACTTCACATGAAGCTGGAAGAGCAAAGGCGTGCAATCGAGTATCAGAAAAAGAAGATGGAGACGCTGTCAGCAAGGCAGAGACTAAAGCTTGGGAAAGCTGCATTCTTCAACATTGTTAAGAAGGGTGGAGGGAAGAGTGACACACTTCCTTTACCACTTAAACACTCCCAGGAATCTACTGGACTAACATCTGCtgacaggagaaaaacaaagaccCAGTCCTGCAAGGATGATTCCTGCCTTGATATGCTGAAAGGTCAAACAGAGGCAGGGCCGATGAACAGAGATAACAAGTGGTGCACTTTGTCTCAGGACAATTGCTCTGAACCCGATTTGAATGAATGCTCTCGCTCCATAGATCTACTCAACGAGGCCATTAGTTCTATTCAGCAACAGATGACGCAACTCTCCTTACAGCAAGACCTACTGATGAGGCAGGGTGTGACATCACCCCCAGAGCCCGTGAAAACTCACCTAAGCACAACCCCCAACACAACACAAGAAACATCCTCTACCTCAGATTCCAAATTGTATGCAGTTCACTTTGTCGATATCAGTGGCAGCAGTTCTTTCCCTGTCCGCCGTCCTCCCAAGCTAAGTTCAAGCCTGCGGAGCAAAGGATCAGAGCGGAAACAGAGTAAAGAAAACAGCAAGACGGCTTCTGTCAAGTCAAGCATCCCATCCGTAGACTTCACACTCTCTTCAAGAGAAGGTACACTTGGAGAGCTAGAAACAGGCAGTGTTGTTGAGAGCTCCAAAACTGAGAGAAATATTCAGAGAAATGCCACCTTTAGAGTCCATGAATGTACCGGAGATGGAAGTGGGCACTTCtcaggtaaaataaaaccacaggaaccaccAGTTATCTGCAAGACATTTGAATCTCCATCACAGGATGGAGATCAACAGGAGATAAAAGCTGGAGGTGGTGATGAGAGCACCAGAATCAAGAGTCACCTGATTGAGGTTGACTTGTCAGAGCTGAAGGATCCAGTTGCAGACGACAGCGCAGATGTTACAGACTGCAGAGCAGAAGGCGAGCAGAAGAATGTGTTGGGCttcttcttcaag GATGATGAGAAGGCAGAAGATGAAATGGCAAAACGACGTGCTGCCTTCCTCCTCAAACAGCAGCGAAAAGCTGAAGAGGCAAGACTACggaagctgcagcaggaggCAGAGAGCGAGCTCAAGCGGGATGAGGCTCG GCGTAAAGCAGAGGAGGAGCGTATTCGtaaggaggaagagaaggcGCGCCGAGAGCTGATTAAACAGGAATACCTGCGAAGGAAGCAGCAAGCGCTGATGGAGGAGCAAGGTCTGGTCAAGCCTCGGACAAGAACTAAATCTCGCAGGAACAGGCCTAAATCACTTCACCGCGAAGAGTTCAACAGTCTGTCTAAAGGATCCACCACAC GTAATTCTCTGAAGGTGTCCATGTTAACTAAAGCCCAGAGCTCAGCAGCAGGCTGCAGGGGAG ctgatcTGAGCTTTAGTCATCGAGGATCAACAGTCTCTTTGGTGACTGATGCAGACAGTGTCATCTCTGGAGGGGCAGAGTCAAACAG GGCTGGATCTGTGTGCTCTATGGAGTCGTTCCCCATGCTGAGCAGGGCATCCAGCAGGAACATGGAACGAGACTGGGAGAACGGCTCCATAGCCTCTTCCATCACTTCAGCTGAATACAATG GTCCAAAACTCTTCAAAGAGCCGAGCTCCAAATCCAACAAGCCAATCATCATCAATGCCATCGCACACTGCTGCCTGGCTGGAAAGGTTAATGAGGTCCAGAAGAATGTTATTCTTGAG GAGTTAGAAAAATGTGAGTCCAACCACCTGATCATCCTCTTCCGTGATGGTGGGTGCCAGTTCCGCGCCATTTACTCTTACTCACCGGACACTGAGGAGATCATCAAGTTCACGGGCAACGGCCCACGAACCATCACACGCAAGATGGTCGACAAGCTCTATAAATACAGCTCAGACCGCAAGCAGTTCAACGTTATCCCTGCTAAGAGCGTGTCTGTTAGTGTGGACGCCCTTACCATCCACAATCACCTCTGGCAGGTCAAGAGACCAGGGAGTGCGCGTAGGAAATGA